One window from the genome of Cottoperca gobio chromosome 15, fCotGob3.1, whole genome shotgun sequence encodes:
- the mdh1ab gene encoding malate dehydrogenase 1Ab, NAD (soluble), translating to MSEPIRVLVTGAAGQIAYSLLFSIAKGDVFGKDQPVVLLLLDITPMLPVLEGVVMELQDCALPLLREIVPTDKEEVAFKDLDAAILVGSMPRREGMERKDLLKANVAIFKSQGAALEKYAKKTVKVLVVGNPANTNCLIAAKSAPSIPKENFSCLTRLDHNRARSQVAMRCGVPATHVKNVIIWGNHSSTQYPDVHHCLVNMSGSELACFEAVKDDTWLKGDFIATVQQRGAAVIKARKLSSAMSAAKAICDHMRDIWSGTPEGEFISMGVYSSGNRYGVPEDLIYSFPVQIKGKSWKIVEGLTINDFSQSKMDATAAELIEERDTAVTFLGV from the exons ATG TCTGAGCCTATTAGAGTTCTGGTGACCGGCGCTGCTGGGCAGATTGCCTATTCCCTCTTGTTCAGCATTGCCAAGGGAGATGTCTTTGGCAAAGATCAG CCAGTTGTCTTGCTCCTTTTGGACATTACACCCATGTTGCCAGTCCTGGAGGGTGTTGTCATGGAGCTGCAGGACTGTGCCCTCCCACTTCTGAGAG AGATTGTCCCCACTGACAAGGAGGAGGTGGCCTTCAAGGACCTGGACGCAGCCATCTTGGTGGgctccatgcccaggagggaaGGCATGGAGAGGAAGGACCTGCTCAAAGCCAACGTGGCCATCTTCAAAAGCCAGGGAGCCGCCCTGGAGAAGTACGCCAAGAAAACTGTGAAG gtgcTGGTTGTAGGAAACCCTGCCAACACCAACTGTCTGATTGCAGCCAAGTCTGCTCCCTCCATCCCCAAAGAGAACTTCTCCTGCCTCACTCGTCTGGACCACAACAGAGCTCGCTCTCAG GTGGCGATGCGCTGTGGCGTTCCTGCCACCCATGTGAAGAATGTGATCATCTGGGGCAACCACTCGTCCACCCAGTACCCAGACGTGCATCACTGCTTGGTCAACATGTCTGGTAGCGAGCTCGCCTGCTTTGAGGCTGTCAAGGATGATACCTGGCTTAAAGGAGATTTCATCGCT ACGGTGCAGCAGAGAGGCGCTGCAGTCATCAAGGCCAGGAAGCTGTCCAGTGCCATGTCTGCAGCCAAGGCCATCTGTGACCACATGAGAGACATCTGGTCAGGCACCCCCGAG gGTGAGTTCATCTCCATGGGTGTTTACTCCTCTGGTAACCGGTATGGAGTCCCAGAAGACCTCATCTACTCATTCCCTGTCCAGATCAAG GGGAAGTCCTGGAAGATTGTGGAGGGCCTGACAATCAACGACTTTTCCCAATCAAAGATGGACGCCACTGCAGCAGAGCTGattgaggagagagacacagctgTGACTTTCCTGGGAGTATGA